A genomic window from Lotus japonicus ecotype B-129 chromosome 1, LjGifu_v1.2 includes:
- the LOC130729083 gene encoding endo-1,4-beta-xylanase 5: MVQDIPSCCHIFFFLLLLLRPSSVSPLYDGPLYDFTAYTECKEHPEKPLYGGGIFKRESQYSQSGAVVEDRFASKAVNGYMPSLLLNNLTQATIYSFSIWVRVQGSNSAMIRASLQGEKDAFVCIGTVSAKSGCWSFLKGGFVLDSPSNLSTIFIQNAGGNDVNIDIASPSLQPFTKQQWRINQEYIINHQRKRAVTIHVSDAKGMKLQGAAISIEQISKDFPIGSAIAKTILGNLPYQNWFVKRFNAAVFENELKWYATEPHQGQVNYTISDQMLQFLRANKIIARGHNIFWEDPKYTPAWVLNLTGIQLRSAVNSRIHSLMNQYKEEFIHWDVSNEMLHFDFYEQKLGPDATLHFFETAHKSDPLATLFMNDFNVVETCSDVNSTVDAFISKIRELQQNGVFMDGIGLEGHFTTPNPPLIRAILDKLATLDLPIWLTEVDISKTLDQDTQAIYLEQVLREGFSYPSVNGIMLWTALHPNGCYQMCLTDNDFRNLPSGDVVDKLLEEWHTGLVEGVADKQGSHSFYGFLGEYRISVKYGNRTTSSTFSLSGGDETRHFTVTL, encoded by the exons ATGGTGCAAGATATTCCATCCTGTTGTCACatatttttcttccttcttcttctacttCGCCCTTCTTCCGTTTCTCCTCTCTATG ATGGGCCCCTATATGATTTTACTGCTTACACTGAG TGTAAAGAACATCCTGAGAAGCCACTTTACGGAGGAGGAATCTTCAAAAGAGAGTCTCAGTACTCTCAAAGTGGTGCTGTTGTTGAAGATAGATTTGCCTCCAAAGCTGTCAATGGCTACATGCCTTCACTGCTTCTCAACAATCTCACTCAGGCCACCATCTACTCTTTTTCCA TATGGGTGAGGGTTCAAGGTTCAAATTCAGCTATGATAAGGGCCAGCCTGCAAGGGGAAAAAGATGCATTTGTTTGCATTGGGACAGTTTCGGCTAAGAGTGGATGCTGGTCGTTTCTGAAAGGTGGATTTGTTCTGGATTCACCTTCTAATTTATCTACAATCTTCATTCAG AATGCTGGTGGTAATGATGTCAATATAGATATAGCAAGCCCCTCACTCCAGCCATTTACCAAGCAGCAATGGAGAATCAATCAAGAATATATAATTAATCAT CAAAGAAAGCGTGCCGTCACTATTCATGTCTCAGATGCTAAAGGAATGAAATTGCAAGGAGCTGCTATCTCTATAGAACAAATCTCAAAAGACTTTCCTATTGGATCTGCCATAGCAAAGACCATTCTTGGAAACTTACCCTATCAG AATTGGTTTGTGAAGCGGTTCAATGCTGCAGTCTTTGAAAATGAGCTCAAATGGTATGCCACTGAGCCTCATCAAGGCCAGGTCAATTACACAATTTCAGACCAGATGCTGCAGTTCTTGAGAGCCAACAAAATCATAGCTAGAGGGCACAATATATTCTGGGAAGACCCTAAATACACTCCAGCATGGGTTCTCAACCTTACTGGTATTCAGTTACGATCTGCGGTGAACTCCCGAATACACAGTCTCATGAACCAATACAAAGAAGAGTTCATACACTGGGATGTCAGCAATGAAATGCTTCATTTTGATTTCTACGAGCAAAAGCTTGGACCTGATGCCACATTGCACTTCTTTGAGACTGCACATAAGTCAGATCCTTTAGCAACCCTATTTATGAATGACTTCAATGTTGTGGAAACATGCAGTGATGTAAATTCCACTGTTGACGCTTTTATCTCAAAGATAAGAGAACTTCAACAAAATGGTGTCTTCATGGATGGAATTGGCTTGGAGGGTCACTTTACAACACCAAATCCTCCCCTTATCAGAGCTATCTTAGACAAGTTGGCAACACTAGATCTTCCTATTTGGCTTACTGAGGTTGATATAAGCAAGACACTTGATCAAGATACACAG GCAATTTATTTGGAACAAGTGTTGAGGGAAGGCTTCTCTTATCCTTCTGTGAATGGGATAATGCTTTGGACTGCACTTCATCCAAATGGGTGCTACCAAATGTGCCTCACAGACAATGATTTCAGAAACCTCCCATCAGGTGATGTGGTAGACAAACTTCTTGAAGAGTGGCATACTGGTCTTGTAGAGGGAGTTGCAGATAAACAAGGTTCCCACAGCTTTTATGGGTTCTTGGGAGAGTATAGAATTAGTGTCAAGTATGGCAACAGGACTACAAGTTCAACATTCTCGCTCAGTGGAGGTGATGAAACTAGACATTTCACTGTTACATTGTGA